CACCTTGTGCACCGTGCCCGATCTGCCCACGGCTCTCGGGGAAGTGCGACGGGTCGTCAAACCCGGTGGTGCGGTGCACTTCCTGGAGCACGGTCTGGCCCCCGATGAGAACGTCCGCCGTTGGCAGCACCGCCTCGACCCGATCGAGCAACGCGTCGCCGGCGGCTGCCATCTCACCCGCGACATCGCGGCAGAGCTCACCCGTGCCGGACTGGTCATCATTCAGAGCAAGCAGTTCTACGGAGCACGACCCAAGTCGTTCGGCGCCCTGACCGTGGGCGTGGCACAGGTCTGATCAGTTCAGGTCGGCCCGGATCCGGCTGAACACGATCAGGTCCACCCGACCCTCGTGCAGGAAGCCGGCGTTGCGCAGCGTCCCCTCCTGCACGTACCCGGCCGAGCGGGCAACTCGTTGTGAAGCCACGTTGCCAGTGGCCACCCGGATCTCGACCCGTTCCATCTCCTGCGTGCGCAGCGCCCAATCGCCCAGTAGCCGCACCGCATCGGCCATCAGCCCACGGCCGCGGAAGGCGGGGTGCAACCAATAGCCGATCTCCGTCGTACGTCCCCGCCAGTCGGTCTTCTTCAGATCGATGACTCCTGCGAACGCACTGCCCACCCCAATCACTCGCGGGAACGCCGGGGGCGCAGTGTGGTTGTTGATCCACTCCACCGCGTGTTCACGCTCATAGGGCCGCGGCAGCGGAAGCCATTGCAGCGTCTGCGGATCCGAAGCACCGTCGACGATGGCGTCGGCATCGGACAATTCCACCGGCCGCAGAACGAATCCGTCACCGGCTAGCGTCACGTCGTCGAAATGATCTCGCACGGTGACGATTACAGCAGACCACGCTCGAATGCCACCCGCACCGCGGCCGCCCGGTCACTCACCCCGAGCTTGCTGTAGACGTGCAGCAAGTGCGTCTTGACCGTCGCCTCACTGACGAAGAGTTGTTGCGCCACAGTGTGATTCGTGCCGCCGTCCGCGATCGCTCGCAGCACCTCGACCTCGCGGTCGCTGAGCTGTTCCTCCCGGCGGCGGGCCACCAGCCGTTCCGCTGCGACCGGCGCGAGGACGGTGCGACCGGCAGCAACGTCCAGCACGGCTTGGATGAGTTCTTCTCGGCCCAACGCTTTGAGCAGGTAGCCGTCAGCACCAGCGTCAATCGCCGCCGTGATGTCCCGATCGGTCTCGTACGTCGTGAGCACCAGGATCGCGGGTCGGGCCGGGTCCTGCGCGCGCAGCGCCCGGATGGCATCGACACCATCCCCCGCCGGCATTCGCAGATCCATCAACACCACCTGCGGATCATGGCGCTGCACGAGAGCCACCGCCTCCGGCCCGCCCCCTGCTTCGGCGACCACCTCGATCTGGGAATGGCTGTCGAGCATCCCGCGGATACCGTTGCGCACGATCGGGTGATCGTCGACGATCAGGACAGTGACCACATCGTGAGTTGTCACGCAGGTGCCGCCACACCGATCAAACACCCTGCGCCGGAGTTTGATTCGACATCGAGTGAGCCGCCGACAGCTTCGACGCGCTCACGCATGTTCCGCAAACCGTGCCCCGCCTGAGCCAGGAGCGGATCGAAACCGCGACCGTCGTCTCGGACCTGGAGCAACAGACCGTCCTGGGTGTATTGCAACTCGACCTCGACGCAACTGGCCCCGGAGTGGCGTGCGACGTTGGACAGCGCCTCCTGACACACCCGCAGAATGACCTGGTCCTGCTCGGTGCGGGCCGGCGTGCCATGCACCGTCAACCGGGCCCGGATGTGGTGCCGGGACGACCAATCGTCCACCAGCGCACGCACCGCCTGCGCAGCAGAGGCATCGTCGAGCAAGGGCGAGCGCAGCGCAGAGACCGCCCGGCGCGCCTCCCCGAGCCCATCGCGCGCGAGTGACTTCGCCGCGTCCACCCGCGGGCGCCAATCCCCCTCCGAATCAATGGCTTCCAGTTGGCTGACGATGGCGACCAGATCCTGGGCGACGGTGTCGTGGATCTCACGGGACAACCGCTCCCGCTCCTGCAGGATGCCCTGCTCGTGCGCCCGCTCCAGCAGCTGGTCCTGCAGCTCCTGGTTACGTCGACTGACCTCGGCCAACGCGTCCGCCGCCGCCTCCCGCTGCTGCACCTCGCGCGCCCGCTTCATGCCGAAGTGCACGATCACCGCGACCACACCCGCATTGACCAGGCTGAGAGCCAGGAAGGCCCGCCAGTCCGACACCGCCTGCCCGAATCCGCCGACCTGCGACCCGGCCATGATCAGCGCGTTGAGGCCGAGCGCCACGATCAGGGCAGGGCCGTCGAAGAGCAGCATCGCGATGATGTAGCCGAAGAACCCGAAGATGCCGTAGACCGGCGAGATCGCGATCATCGCGGCGGTCATACTCAGATGCGCTGCACAGATCGCAACCCGTGACGACGTCGACAGTTCCCGCCGCCGCATCCACCACCCGGCCAACAGCGCACTGGCGACCGACAGAACGATCAGCAGCAGGTAGCCGAGCCGGCCGGAAGCCACGGGCACGACGATCGAGCACAGCAACGAGCCTGACAGCAGCACGAGCGGGGCCCATCGGACCGCGGTCACCGGGCCTTCTACCCGATCCCAGTACGGTCCCTGCACGGACTCCGTCTGCGATGTCATGACCTCCATCGTGACATCACTCCCAGCGGAACAACCGCACCGAGAGCAGGGACAGTCCGGCGGTCCACACCAGCATCACCAGAAGATGCGACCACCCGGGCCAGCCACCAGCGAGGGCATCCTGCAGCGCCCCGACAGCCGCACCGGCCGGGCTGAGGTCGGAGATGGTCTGCATCCAGCCGGGCATGGTCTGCCGTGGCCACCACAATCCGCCGAGGAAGGCCAGCACGAAGAACAGCACCGTCCCTGCCGCCGCGGCGACCTTGTTGCGCGTGAAGACACTGGCAACGACCATTCCGATCGACAACAAGCACAGCGTCATCACCGCGAAGGCGACCAGCAGCCCGATCGGATTGCCCGGCCAACCGGCACCCAGCAGAGCTGGCACGACCACGATCAGCAGCCCGACAACCAACGAGACCGCTGCCGTCAGGATGAACTGGGCGCTCAACAGCGCCGATGGGGACGCTGGGGTCGCCCGCAACCGCTTGAGCACACCCTGCTCGCGGTACCGGGTCAGCACGTCGGGTAACGCCTGGATCGCCAGTAGCGCGACCGCGAAGAACAGCAAGATCGGCTGGTACGTCGAGAACCAACTCAGCCCGCCCAGATCCTTCACCGGATTCCGCGTCGCGGGGATCGCGCCGAGCACGATGGCGGCGACAAGCGGCAAGATCGCCACCCACAGCACCACAGCAGGGTTGCGCCGCAACAGAATTGCTTCACTGCGCACCAGTCCACGCAAGCCGGTCATCGGCGTACCTCCTGCTTCTCCATCAACGCCACGAAGGCGTCCTCGAGGTTCGATTGGTCCACCCGCAGATCCCGTGCGCGGGTGCCGTGTGCGTCCAGCGCGAGGATGACGTCGGTGACGACGTCGGCGTCGCCTTCCACGTGGACAACCCCGCCCTCGGCCCGTGCCGCGCGCACGGAGGGCAGGGCTTGCAGTACGTCGATCGGCGGCGTTGCGTCGAGCGTGAAGCTCATCCGCTGGCCGGCTTCGAGGGTCGCCGCCAACCGGCCCGGTGTGTCGAGCGCGACCACGCGACCGTCGTCGATGACGACGACGCGGTCGCACAATCGCTGCGCTTCCTCCATGAAGTGCGACACCAGCAAGAAGGTCGTCCCGGTGTCGCGCAGTTGCTCGAGGATCGACCACACCTCCCGGCGCGCCTGCGGGTCGAGGCCGGTCGTCAATTCGTCCAGGATCGCCACTCTGGGTCGACCGATCAGCGCCAGGGCCACCGAGAGCCGTTGCTGCTGGCCCCCGCTCAGCCGCCCGAAGTAGCTGCCGCGAACCTGGGTCAGTCCCAGCCGATCGCGCAACTGGTCGATCGGTGCCGGGTCGTCGTAGAAGGAGGCGTACAGATTCAGCGCTTCGTCGACGGTGAGCTTCTCCGGCAGAGCGGCATCCTGCAGCTGCACCCCGAGAACCCTTCGCAGAGCGGGCTCGTCGGCGGCCGGATCGATTCCGCACACGGTGACCTGACCGGCGTCCCGCTCTCGCAGACCCGCGATGCACTCGACGGTCGTCGACTTGCCCGCTCCGTTGCGGCCAAGG
The window above is part of the Branchiibius hedensis genome. Proteins encoded here:
- a CDS encoding ABC transporter permease, producing the protein MTGLRGLVRSEAILLRRNPAVVLWVAILPLVAAIVLGAIPATRNPVKDLGGLSWFSTYQPILLFFAVALLAIQALPDVLTRYREQGVLKRLRATPASPSALLSAQFILTAAVSLVVGLLIVVVPALLGAGWPGNPIGLLVAFAVMTLCLLSIGMVVASVFTRNKVAAAAGTVLFFVLAFLGGLWWPRQTMPGWMQTISDLSPAGAAVGALQDALAGGWPGWSHLLVMLVWTAGLSLLSVRLFRWE
- a CDS encoding sensor histidine kinase yields the protein MTSQTESVQGPYWDRVEGPVTAVRWAPLVLLSGSLLCSIVVPVASGRLGYLLLIVLSVASALLAGWWMRRRELSTSSRVAICAAHLSMTAAMIAISPVYGIFGFFGYIIAMLLFDGPALIVALGLNALIMAGSQVGGFGQAVSDWRAFLALSLVNAGVVAVIVHFGMKRAREVQQREAAADALAEVSRRNQELQDQLLERAHEQGILQERERLSREIHDTVAQDLVAIVSQLEAIDSEGDWRPRVDAAKSLARDGLGEARRAVSALRSPLLDDASAAQAVRALVDDWSSRHHIRARLTVHGTPARTEQDQVILRVCQEALSNVARHSGASCVEVELQYTQDGLLLQVRDDGRGFDPLLAQAGHGLRNMRERVEAVGGSLDVESNSGAGCLIGVAAPA
- a CDS encoding ABC transporter ATP-binding protein, producing MEPAITVRGLRKEYPGGRGVQDVSFDVAAGEIFGVLGRNGAGKSTTVECIAGLRERDAGQVTVCGIDPAADEPALRRVLGVQLQDAALPEKLTVDEALNLYASFYDDPAPIDQLRDRLGLTQVRGSYFGRLSGGQQQRLSVALALIGRPRVAILDELTTGLDPQARREVWSILEQLRDTGTTFLLVSHFMEEAQRLCDRVVVIDDGRVVALDTPGRLAATLEAGQRMSFTLDATPPIDVLQALPSVRAARAEGGVVHVEGDADVVTDVILALDAHGTRARDLRVDQSNLEDAFVALMEKQEVRR
- a CDS encoding response regulator; this translates as MTTHDVVTVLIVDDHPIVRNGIRGMLDSHSQIEVVAEAGGGPEAVALVQRHDPQVVLMDLRMPAGDGVDAIRALRAQDPARPAILVLTTYETDRDITAAIDAGADGYLLKALGREELIQAVLDVAAGRTVLAPVAAERLVARRREEQLSDREVEVLRAIADGGTNHTVAQQLFVSEATVKTHLLHVYSKLGVSDRAAAVRVAFERGLL
- a CDS encoding GNAT family N-acetyltransferase, with the protein product MRDHFDDVTLAGDGFVLRPVELSDADAIVDGASDPQTLQWLPLPRPYEREHAVEWINNHTAPPAFPRVIGVGSAFAGVIDLKKTDWRGRTTEIGYWLHPAFRGRGLMADAVRLLGDWALRTQEMERVEIRVATGNVASQRVARSAGYVQEGTLRNAGFLHEGRVDLIVFSRIRADLN